The proteins below are encoded in one region of Streptomyces ficellus:
- the proC gene encoding pyrroline-5-carboxylate reductase, protein MTQTVAVLGTGKIGEALLSGMIRAGWPAAHLLVTTRRADRAEELRARYGVETVTNAEAAKRADTLILAVKPQDMGKLLDELGPHVTPDRLVISAAAGITTTFIEERLPTGTPVVRVMPNTPVLVDEGMSVISAGGHATGDHLAHTEEIFGGVGKTLRVPESQQDAATALSGSGPAYFYFLVEAMTDAGILLGLPRAQAHDLIVQAAIGAAVMLRDSGEHPVKLREAVTSPAGTTISAIRELENHGVRAALIAALEAARDRSRELATGNG, encoded by the coding sequence ATGACCCAGACCGTCGCAGTCCTCGGTACCGGCAAGATCGGTGAAGCCCTGCTCAGCGGCATGATCCGGGCCGGCTGGCCCGCCGCCCACCTGCTCGTCACCACCCGCAGGGCCGACCGCGCCGAGGAACTCCGCGCCCGCTACGGCGTCGAGACCGTCACCAACGCCGAGGCCGCCAAGCGCGCCGACACCCTCATCCTGGCCGTGAAGCCCCAGGACATGGGCAAGCTCCTCGACGAACTCGGCCCCCACGTCACCCCCGACCGCCTCGTCATCAGCGCCGCGGCCGGCATCACTACCACCTTCATCGAGGAACGCCTCCCCACCGGCACACCGGTCGTCCGCGTCATGCCGAACACCCCCGTCCTCGTCGACGAGGGGATGTCCGTCATCTCCGCGGGCGGCCACGCCACCGGTGACCACCTCGCCCACACCGAGGAGATCTTCGGTGGCGTCGGCAAGACCCTCCGCGTCCCGGAGTCCCAGCAGGACGCCGCCACCGCCCTCTCCGGCTCGGGCCCGGCGTACTTCTACTTCCTCGTCGAGGCGATGACCGACGCCGGCATCCTCCTCGGCCTGCCCCGCGCCCAGGCCCACGACCTGATCGTCCAGGCCGCCATCGGCGCCGCGGTGATGCTCCGCGACAGCGGCGAGCACCCCGTGAAGCTCCGCGAGGCCGTGACCTCCCCGGCCGGCACCACCATCAGCGCCATCCGGGAGCTTGAGAACCACGGGGTACGCGCGGCCCTCATCGCCGCCCTCGAAGCCGCCCGCGACCGCAGCCGAGAACTGGCCACCGGCAATGGCTGA
- a CDS encoding ABC transporter permease: MNASRVLATAARVLRQLRHDPRTIALMLLVPVVMITLLRYVFDGSPGTFDAIGASLLGIFPLITMFLVTSIATLRERTSGTLERLLATPLAKADLIAGYALAFGLLAVVQSALATGTALWILDLTVTGSPWLLLLVALLDALLGTALGLFVSAFAASEFQAVQFMPAVIFPQLLLCGLFTPRDTMQPALETLSDVLPMSYAVDGMNEVLRHTDMTADFVHDALVVALCALAVLVLGAATLRRRTA; the protein is encoded by the coding sequence ATGAACGCCTCCCGAGTCCTCGCCACCGCCGCCCGCGTCCTGCGCCAGCTGCGTCACGACCCCCGCACCATCGCCCTGATGCTCCTGGTCCCGGTCGTCATGATCACGCTCCTCCGGTACGTGTTCGACGGCAGCCCCGGCACCTTCGACGCCATCGGCGCCTCCCTGCTCGGCATCTTCCCGCTGATCACCATGTTCCTGGTGACCTCGATCGCCACCCTGCGCGAACGCACCTCCGGCACCCTGGAACGCCTCCTCGCCACGCCCCTCGCCAAGGCCGACCTCATCGCCGGTTACGCCCTGGCCTTCGGCCTGCTCGCCGTCGTCCAGTCCGCCCTCGCCACCGGCACCGCCCTCTGGATCCTCGACCTGACCGTCACCGGCTCCCCCTGGCTGCTCCTCCTGGTGGCCCTGCTCGACGCCCTGCTCGGAACCGCGCTCGGACTGTTCGTCTCGGCCTTCGCCGCCTCCGAGTTCCAGGCGGTCCAGTTCATGCCGGCCGTGATCTTCCCCCAGCTGCTCCTGTGCGGCCTGTTCACGCCGCGCGACACCATGCAGCCCGCCCTCGAAACCCTCTCCGACGTCCTGCCCATGTCGTACGCGGTCGACGGGATGAACGAGGTCCTCCGGCACACCGACATGACCGCCGACTTCGTCCACGACGCCCTCGTCGTCGCCCTGTGCGCCCTGGCCGTCCTCGTCCTCGGCGCGGCCACCCTCCGCCGCCGCACCGCGTGA
- a CDS encoding ABC transporter ATP-binding protein: protein MVNFTGHAVEAQDLTVVRGPRTVLRGLDFSVPTGRTTGLLGPSGCGKSTLMRAIAGTQAKVTGTLHVLGRPAGHPTLRARIGYVTQAPSVYDDLTVRQNLDYFAAVLLPGRHHRDTRAEAVTRAITDVDLTPHADALAGNLSGGQRSRVSLAVALLGTPDLLVLDEPTVGLDPVLRRDLWDLFHHIAADRGTTILVSSHVMDEAERCDRLLLMRDGRILADDTPEALRRRNDTPTVEEAFLRLVDAANALQEGRR from the coding sequence ATGGTGAATTTTACGGGTCACGCCGTCGAGGCACAGGACCTCACCGTCGTACGCGGCCCCCGCACCGTCCTGCGCGGCCTCGACTTCTCCGTACCGACCGGACGGACCACCGGCCTCCTCGGCCCATCCGGCTGCGGCAAGTCGACCCTCATGCGCGCCATCGCCGGCACCCAGGCCAAGGTCACCGGCACCCTCCACGTCCTCGGCCGCCCCGCCGGCCACCCCACCCTCCGCGCCCGCATCGGCTACGTCACCCAGGCACCGTCCGTCTACGACGACCTCACCGTCCGGCAGAACCTCGACTACTTCGCCGCCGTCCTGCTCCCCGGCCGCCACCACCGCGACACCCGCGCCGAAGCCGTCACCCGCGCCATCACCGACGTCGACCTCACCCCGCACGCCGACGCCCTCGCCGGAAACCTCTCCGGCGGCCAGCGCAGCCGCGTGTCCCTCGCCGTCGCCCTGCTCGGCACCCCCGACCTGCTCGTCCTCGACGAACCGACCGTCGGCCTCGACCCCGTCCTCCGCCGCGACCTGTGGGACCTCTTCCACCACATCGCCGCAGACCGCGGCACCACGATCCTCGTCTCCTCGCACGTCATGGACGAGGCCGAGCGCTGCGACCGCCTCCTCCTCATGCGCGACGGCCGGATCCTCGCCGACGACACCCCCGAAGCCCTGCGCCGCCGCAACGACACCCCCACCGTCGAAGAGGCCTTCCTCCGCCTCGTCGACGCCGCCAACGCCCTCCAGGAAGGCCGGCGATGA